Part of the Candidatus Abyssobacteria bacterium SURF_5 genome is shown below.
GCGGCTCATTCATCTGGCCGAAGACCAGCACGGTTCGGTTGATGACGCCCGACTCCTTCATTTCGAGCCACAGGTCGTTGCCCTCGCGCGTGCGCTCGCCGACGCCGCCGAAGACCGACACGCCGCCGTGCTGCTTGGCGCGGTTGTGGATCAACTCCATCAGGAGAACCGTCTTGCCGACGCCCGCGCCGCCGAACAACCCCACTTTTCCGCCGCGGGTATACGGGGCGAGGAGATCGATAACCTTAAGGCCCGTTTCAAATATTTCGGTTGAGGATACCTGTTCCTCGAAGTCCGGAGAAGGACGATGAATCGGGTAGAACATTTTCGGATTGACCGGGCCGAGCTCGTCAATGGCTTCGCCGAGCAGATTGAAAATGCGGCCGAGACATTCCTCGCCGACCGGCACCTTGATCGAGTCGCCGGTATCAACGGCGTCCATTCCGCGAACCAGCCCATCGGTCGAGGACATGGAGACGGCGCGGACGATGTTGTCGCCCAGATGCTGCGCCACCTCGGTCACTACGGTAACGCCACGCTGTTTGTCTTCAATGTTGATGGCGTGATTGATGGCCGGCAGCTCGTCCGAAAAGAACTCCACATCCACCACCGGCCCGATGATTTGGACCACCTTTCCTACATTCATCTTCCTCTCCTTCTTCATCTGTCCCGGGACAGCGTCGTTTCATCAGCATATGCACGGCCGCCCGCCTTCGGCGGCCGATACGGGCGCGCAAGAATGACGGTTCACCCGCAGTCACTTTTTCACGGTCGCGTCGGCGCCGGCGACTACCTCAAGGATCTCCCGCGTGATCGACGCCTGCCGAACCTTGTTGTAGTTCAGCGTCAGCGTGCGGATCATCTCGTCGGCGTTGTCCGTCGCATTCCTCATCGACACCATGCGGTTGCCCTGTTCGGACGCAGCCGCCTGCACGAGCGCGAGGTAAATCTGGTTCTGAAGATATTTCGGGAGCAGCTTCTGCATCAGGCCTTCGGCGCTCGGCTCGAAGATGTACAACGCGCTCATCCCGGCCTTTTCCTGCGGCTCGGCGTGCTCGATCGGGAGCAGTTGCGCCTGAGTGGGAAACGTGAGAATGGCGCTCTTGAACCTGGTGTAGAAGAGCACAACCTGATCGAATTCGCTGCGCTCGTAAGCTTCGGACAAATAACGGGTGACCTCCTGGACGAAGGACACCTCGATGTCCCGCCCGGGAAACGGCCAGTATTTCAGTATCTCATACGGGCGCTTCTTGAAGAACTCGTTGGCCTTCTTGCCGATGATGACCAGGCGCACCGACTCTTTTTTCAGCGAGCGGATGTATTCCATCGCCTTGTTGATGATATTAGCGTTATACGCGCCGCACAGCCCCTTGTCCGAGGTAACGAGCACGAGGCAAGTACGCTCGACCGGCCGCTGCACCAGCAGCGGGTGCGAAATGCCCGAGACCGACTTGGCCACGTCCGACATCATGGCCCGAAGCTTGTCCGCGTACGGGACGGCGGATTTCACCTGGTCTTCCGCCCGCTTCAGCTTCGAGGCGGCGACCATCTCCATCGCGCGCGTTATCTGCTGAATGTTCTTCACGCTACGGATGCGGTTTCGTATTTCTCGTGTATTTGCCATGCTTTATTCCGGCTTGAACAGAAGCTTGAACTCTTCCGTCGCTTTCTTCAACTGTTCCAACGTCTGATCGTCCACTTTCTTGGTGGTGCGGATGGCCTCGCCGATCGCGGAATACCGGTCCTTCATGAACTCGTGGAAATCGGACTCGAACGCCTTGATCTTATCGACCGGGACATCAT
Proteins encoded:
- the atpG gene encoding ATP synthase F1 subunit gamma, which translates into the protein MANTREIRNRIRSVKNIQQITRAMEMVAASKLKRAEDQVKSAVPYADKLRAMMSDVAKSVSGISHPLLVQRPVERTCLVLVTSDKGLCGAYNANIINKAMEYIRSLKKESVRLVIIGKKANEFFKKRPYEILKYWPFPGRDIEVSFVQEVTRYLSEAYERSEFDQVVLFYTRFKSAILTFPTQAQLLPIEHAEPQEKAGMSALYIFEPSAEGLMQKLLPKYLQNQIYLALVQAAASEQGNRMVSMRNATDNADEMIRTLTLNYNKVRQASITREILEVVAGADATVKK